From Rhodoferax sp. AJA081-3, the proteins below share one genomic window:
- a CDS encoding DUF962 domain-containing protein yields the protein MDTTQTTTAPQADIKQMSSFAEFYPFYLGEHSNLACRRLHFLGSSLGLVCVGFMVATGNPLYLLLGLFCGYACAWIGHFGFEKNKPASFKRPLYSFLGDWVMYKDMWMGKVKVL from the coding sequence ATGGACACCACCCAAACAACCACCGCCCCGCAGGCAGACATCAAACAAATGTCCAGCTTCGCCGAGTTCTACCCCTTCTACCTGGGCGAGCACAGCAACCTGGCCTGCCGCCGCCTGCACTTCTTGGGCTCCAGCCTGGGCCTGGTGTGCGTGGGTTTCATGGTTGCCACCGGCAACCCGCTGTACCTGCTGCTGGGCCTGTTCTGCGGTTATGCCTGCGCCTGGATCGGGCACTTTGGGTTTGAGAAAAACAAGCCGGCCTCCTTCAAACGCCCGCTGTACAGCTTTTTGGGCGATTGGGTCATGTACAAGGACATGTGGATGGGCAAGGTCAAGGTGCTCTAA
- a CDS encoding YajQ family cyclic di-GMP-binding protein — protein MPSFDTVCEAELSKVKNGVDNTTKEITTRFDFKGTSAAISLKDKEITLIGDAEFQLDQIEDVLRNKLTKQEVDVRFLDKGDVQKMGGDKVKVVIKVRNGIETEVSKKIQRLIKDSKIKVTAAIQGDAVRFTGAKRDDLQAAMALIRKDIADLPLSFNNFRD, from the coding sequence ATGCCTTCTTTTGATACCGTCTGCGAAGCAGAACTCTCCAAAGTCAAGAACGGGGTGGACAACACCACCAAGGAAATCACCACACGTTTTGACTTCAAAGGCACATCAGCCGCCATCAGCCTCAAAGACAAGGAAATCACGCTCATTGGCGACGCCGAATTCCAGCTGGACCAGATTGAAGACGTACTGCGCAACAAGCTCACCAAGCAGGAAGTGGACGTGCGTTTTCTGGACAAGGGTGATGTGCAGAAAATGGGCGGCGACAAGGTGAAGGTGGTCATCAAGGTGCGCAATGGCATTGAGACCGAGGTGTCAAAAAAAATCCAGCGCCTCATCAAGGACAGCAAGATCAAGGTGACGGCCGCCATCCAGGGCGATGCCGTGCGGTTCACCGGCGCCAAGCGCGATGATCTGCAGGCCGCCATGGCGCTGATCCGCAAGGACATTGCCGATCTGCCGCTGAGCTTCAACAACTTCCGCGACTGA
- the murB gene encoding UDP-N-acetylmuramate dehydrogenase, whose translation MLVEKNVPLQPFNTFHIVAKALALVRVSGEEDVQALLADPEWAAQPKFVLGGGSNLVLTGDVKPLVLKVEIMGRRLVGETARHFVVEAGAGEAWHDFVAWTLEQGYTGLENMALIPGTVGASPVQNIGAYGVELQDRFESLDALDLQTGQVFTLNAAQCAFGYRDSVFKHGGTVTSGGQQTLGLKDRALILRVRFALPKVWKPVLGYADIEKKMAEHGVTEPTAQQIFDWVCAIRRAKLPDPAVIGNAGSFFKNPQVSPEQCADIIAREPRVVHYHLADGSIKLAAGWLIDSCGWKGKSVGQAGVYEKQALVLVNRGAGSDGNGATGGEVMTLAKAIQTSVYERFGILLEPEPVVL comes from the coding sequence ATGTTAGTCGAGAAAAACGTCCCACTCCAGCCCTTTAACACCTTCCATATCGTGGCCAAGGCTCTCGCTTTGGTGCGCGTCAGTGGTGAGGAAGATGTGCAGGCGCTGCTGGCCGACCCAGAGTGGGCTGCTCAACCCAAGTTTGTGCTGGGCGGGGGCAGTAATCTGGTGCTGACGGGTGATGTCAAACCGCTGGTGCTGAAGGTCGAAATCATGGGCCGCCGCCTGGTAGGTGAAACTGCGCGGCACTTTGTGGTGGAAGCCGGGGCCGGTGAGGCCTGGCACGATTTTGTGGCCTGGACGCTGGAGCAAGGCTACACGGGGCTAGAAAACATGGCGCTGATACCCGGCACCGTGGGCGCATCACCGGTTCAAAACATTGGGGCCTATGGCGTGGAGCTGCAGGACCGTTTCGAATCCTTGGACGCCTTGGACCTGCAGACCGGCCAGGTGTTCACGCTGAACGCCGCCCAATGCGCCTTTGGATACCGCGATTCGGTGTTCAAACATGGCGGCACCGTGACCAGCGGTGGCCAACAAACCCTGGGCCTGAAAGACCGTGCGCTGATCCTGCGTGTGCGTTTTGCGCTGCCCAAGGTCTGGAAGCCGGTGCTGGGTTATGCCGATATCGAGAAAAAAATGGCCGAGCATGGCGTCACCGAGCCCACGGCGCAGCAGATTTTTGACTGGGTGTGTGCCATACGCCGCGCCAAGCTGCCTGACCCGGCGGTTATTGGCAATGCGGGTAGTTTCTTCAAGAACCCCCAGGTATCACCCGAGCAATGCGCCGACATCATTGCCCGCGAGCCCCGGGTTGTGCACTACCACCTGGCCGATGGCTCTATCAAGTTGGCGGCAGGCTGGTTGATTGATTCGTGCGGCTGGAAGGGCAAGTCCGTAGGCCAGGCCGGGGTGTACGAAAAACAAGCCCTGGTGTTGGTGAACCGCGGTGCAGGCTCGGACGGCAATGGCGCCACCGGTGGCGAGGTGATGACGCTGGCCAAAGCCATCCAGACCAGCGTGTACGAGCGTTTTGGCATTCTGCTGGAGCCGGAGCCGGTGGTGCTGTAA
- a CDS encoding TIGR02281 family clan AA aspartic protease, giving the protein MKPAALLSLTLTCCISQAAWAQSVGLSGMLGGKALVIVDGGAPKAVAAGESHKGVKIVSTQGDEAVIEIDGKRHTLRVGDAPASVGSSAGSAAPSGNRIVLTAGGGGHFFALGQINGKSTQMVVDTGATSVAMSVAEAQRLGIEYKSGQPIQMSTANGVIQGWVIKLNSVRVGDVVVHGVEAAVSAGSMPYVLLGNTFLTRFQMTRANDQMVLERRY; this is encoded by the coding sequence ATGAAACCCGCCGCCCTGCTCTCGCTCACCCTGACCTGCTGCATAAGCCAAGCCGCTTGGGCCCAGTCGGTGGGCCTGTCGGGCATGCTGGGCGGCAAGGCACTGGTGATTGTGGACGGTGGCGCACCCAAAGCCGTGGCCGCTGGCGAAAGCCACAAGGGTGTGAAGATCGTTTCGACCCAGGGTGACGAAGCGGTGATCGAGATTGATGGCAAGCGCCACACCCTGCGCGTGGGTGATGCACCTGCCAGTGTGGGCAGCAGTGCTGGCAGCGCAGCCCCCAGCGGCAACCGTATTGTGCTTACCGCAGGTGGTGGGGGGCACTTCTTTGCACTGGGCCAGATCAATGGCAAATCCACCCAGATGGTGGTGGACACCGGTGCCACCTCGGTGGCCATGAGTGTGGCCGAGGCCCAGCGCCTGGGCATCGAATACAAGTCGGGGCAACCCATACAAATGAGCACGGCCAATGGTGTCATTCAGGGCTGGGTGATCAAGCTCAACTCGGTGCGGGTGGGGGATGTGGTGGTGCATGGGGTGGAGGCCGCGGTGTCGGCCGGCTCCATGCCCTATGTGCTGCTGGGCAATACTTTTCTGACCCGCTTCCAGATGACCCGCGCCAATGACCAGATGGTGCTGGAAAGACGCTACTAG
- a CDS encoding complex I NDUFA9 subunit family protein — translation MQSILVLGGTGFVGTQVCRQLVRQGLSVTLPTRRGGNARHLQHLPGVTVLEMDVHDEAALARAAAGHDAMVNLIAILHGNAAAFDKAHVVLPQKLARVCQAQAIGKLVHVSALGANDARPGQAPSEYLRSKGRGEAVLHRAAAESALDLTVLRPSVIFGAQDQFLNLFARLQAVFPVMPLAGAHARFQPVWVDDVAAAIVCSLQRSVLRQASGGAVRVVEACGPDVYTLKELVQMAGQFSGANGGRGRPVIALPDALGRLQALLMEFAPGPTLMSRDNLDSMKVDNIATGLVPGLQALGISPAHLEPIAREYLRRA, via the coding sequence ATGCAATCAATTCTTGTGTTGGGTGGGACTGGCTTTGTCGGTACCCAGGTTTGTAGACAACTGGTGCGCCAGGGCCTGAGTGTGACGCTGCCCACGCGGCGCGGCGGCAACGCGCGCCACCTGCAGCATCTGCCCGGTGTGACCGTGCTGGAGATGGACGTGCACGACGAAGCCGCGCTGGCCCGTGCCGCCGCTGGCCACGACGCCATGGTTAACCTGATCGCCATCCTGCACGGCAACGCCGCCGCTTTTGACAAGGCCCATGTGGTGCTGCCCCAAAAACTGGCCCGGGTCTGCCAAGCACAGGCCATTGGCAAACTGGTGCATGTGAGCGCGCTCGGCGCCAACGATGCCCGGCCGGGTCAGGCCCCATCGGAATACCTGCGCAGCAAAGGCCGTGGAGAAGCCGTGTTGCACCGCGCCGCCGCTGAATCTGCCTTGGATCTGACCGTGCTGCGCCCCAGCGTGATTTTTGGCGCGCAAGACCAGTTTCTGAACCTCTTTGCCCGCCTGCAGGCCGTCTTCCCGGTCATGCCGTTGGCTGGTGCCCATGCGCGGTTTCAGCCCGTGTGGGTGGACGATGTGGCCGCGGCCATTGTGTGCAGTTTGCAGCGCAGCGTGTTGCGCCAAGCCTCGGGAGGGGCCGTGCGCGTCGTAGAGGCCTGCGGCCCCGATGTGTACACCCTGAAAGAACTGGTGCAAATGGCGGGCCAGTTCAGCGGCGCCAATGGCGGGCGCGGCCGGCCGGTGATTGCCCTGCCCGATGCCTTGGGTCGCTTGCAAGCCCTGCTGATGGAGTTTGCCCCCGGCCCCACGCTGATGAGCCGCGACAACCTGGATTCGATGAAGGTGGACAACATTGCCACCGGGCTGGTGCCGGGGCTGCAGGCGCTGGGCATTTCACCTGCGCATTTGGAGCCGATTGCACGGGAGTATTTGCGTCGGGCTTAA
- a CDS encoding BlaI/MecI/CopY family transcriptional regulator, whose translation MEKVSIEDLPWRERQVMDVVYRLNEATATQIQEQLEEPPSNSAIRAMLSRLEEKGVLTHREDGQRYLYKAVQAKKKVADSALKKLVGVFFNDSPTSAATALLGMSGKLSAQEIDQLQALIDKAKQEGR comes from the coding sequence ATGGAAAAAGTCAGTATCGAAGACCTGCCCTGGCGCGAGCGCCAGGTGATGGACGTGGTCTACCGCCTGAACGAGGCGACCGCCACCCAGATTCAGGAACAACTGGAAGAGCCCCCCAGCAACTCCGCCATCCGCGCCATGCTCAGTCGGCTGGAGGAAAAGGGTGTGTTGACCCACCGGGAGGATGGCCAGCGCTACCTGTACAAAGCCGTTCAGGCAAAGAAAAAGGTGGCGGATTCTGCGTTGAAGAAATTGGTAGGCGTCTTTTTTAACGACTCGCCCACCTCGGCCGCCACCGCTTTGTTGGGCATGTCGGGCAAGCTCAGCGCGCAAGAGATAGACCAGTTGCAAGCCCTGATCGACAAGGCCAAACAAGAGGGGCGTTAG
- a CDS encoding alpha/beta fold hydrolase, which yields MKRFLPPLLLGLSFLLGAPGTSIAQESDTFVHVAQGKLHVVQAGEGPYTVVFEAGFVSDLRVWNKVAPAVAKNARILAYSRAGVGKSPDRGQTLNLVQHAEELQQLFAAAKVKTPVILVGHSYGGFVVRQFAATYPSLVAGLVMVDPAQETLEVELKKLDASKVEEDQKRLASLAPPSAKADLALVEAIFAQAKLPNTATLPDVPTVVLTSVQPTRNNPFFQETAPALLVKRDLHAQFARQFSNSTHTVTSRSSHHIQSDEPHLVVAAIQQVITSLTVEAEKQARQKAKQLARQAVMASLEKAGAELQANQAQAAKDTVHAALKASAFSEAEINQLGFDVLGKAKQPVLAELVLGFNVIQFPQSDNAYDSHGEALLELRRPLDAKAQFLKAVELGKANSQRSPKALRGFEENLQKAEAAIKATP from the coding sequence ATGAAACGCTTTCTGCCCCCATTACTGCTCGGTTTGTCCTTCTTGCTGGGTGCGCCCGGCACTTCCATCGCCCAAGAGTCCGATACCTTTGTCCACGTCGCCCAAGGCAAACTCCATGTTGTTCAGGCCGGTGAAGGCCCCTACACCGTAGTTTTTGAAGCCGGTTTTGTCAGCGACCTGCGAGTCTGGAACAAGGTAGCCCCGGCGGTTGCCAAAAATGCACGCATCCTGGCCTATTCGCGCGCCGGGGTGGGCAAGTCGCCGGACCGTGGTCAAACCCTGAACCTGGTGCAGCATGCCGAAGAACTGCAGCAGCTCTTTGCCGCCGCCAAAGTCAAAACCCCCGTCATTCTGGTAGGCCACTCCTACGGCGGTTTTGTGGTGCGGCAATTTGCGGCGACCTATCCGAGCTTGGTGGCTGGTTTGGTCATGGTTGACCCGGCCCAGGAAACGCTGGAAGTGGAGCTCAAGAAGCTCGATGCCAGCAAGGTCGAAGAAGACCAAAAACGCCTGGCCAGCCTGGCACCGCCCTCCGCCAAAGCCGACCTGGCCTTGGTGGAGGCCATCTTTGCACAGGCCAAGCTGCCAAACACAGCCACCTTGCCCGATGTGCCCACTGTTGTGCTGACCTCGGTACAACCCACACGCAACAACCCGTTTTTTCAGGAAACGGCCCCCGCCTTGTTGGTCAAGCGTGATCTACACGCCCAGTTTGCCCGCCAGTTCTCGAACAGCACTCACACGGTCACCAGCCGCAGCAGCCACCATATTCAGTCGGATGAGCCCCATCTGGTGGTCGCCGCCATCCAACAGGTCATCACCAGCCTGACGGTGGAAGCAGAAAAACAAGCCCGCCAGAAAGCCAAACAGTTGGCACGCCAAGCGGTGATGGCGTCGCTGGAAAAGGCGGGTGCCGAGTTGCAGGCCAACCAGGCCCAGGCGGCCAAAGACACGGTGCACGCGGCGCTCAAGGCCTCCGCGTTTTCCGAGGCTGAGATCAACCAACTGGGCTTTGACGTGCTGGGCAAAGCCAAACAGCCCGTGTTGGCAGAGCTGGTGCTGGGCTTTAACGTGATCCAGTTCCCGCAGTCGGACAATGCCTATGACAGCCATGGCGAAGCCTTGCTGGAACTGCGCCGCCCGCTGGACGCCAAAGCGCAGTTCCTGAAAGCCGTAGAGCTAGGCAAGGCCAACTCACAACGTAGCCCCAAGGCACTGCGCGGTTTTGAGGAGAATCTGCAAAAGGCAGAGGCGGCCATCAAGGCGACGCCCTAA
- a CDS encoding alpha/beta fold hydrolase gives MTQTTTKMAVQGTEVLIEGQGEEAIVCIHGWPDTHRLWDRTVQALQGRYRCVRFTLPGFEGPPPQGQRALTLAELTARLLAIVGAVSPGQPVTLLLHDWGCVFGYELAARHPERVARIVAVDIGDARSPRFLKTLGAKPKLMIVFYQFWLAKCWVLGRFFSARFADYWTRMMARLLGSPTPQASIHWYMNYPYAMTWLRLGGGLGGLAPFAPHCPMLYVYGQRKPFMFHSQAWVDELNAKPCSRAVGLPTGHWVMVEQPQAYESELLGWLGR, from the coding sequence GTGACCCAGACAACAACCAAGATGGCGGTCCAAGGCACCGAAGTTCTCATCGAAGGCCAGGGGGAAGAGGCCATCGTCTGCATCCACGGCTGGCCCGACACCCACCGCCTGTGGGACCGCACCGTGCAGGCCCTGCAGGGGCGCTATCGCTGCGTGCGCTTCACGCTGCCGGGCTTTGAAGGCCCGCCACCGCAGGGCCAGAGGGCGCTGACGCTGGCCGAGCTGACCGCGCGCCTGCTGGCCATTGTGGGTGCCGTGAGCCCGGGGCAGCCTGTAACCCTGCTGCTGCACGACTGGGGCTGCGTGTTCGGCTATGAGCTGGCCGCCCGCCACCCCGAGCGCGTGGCCCGCATCGTGGCGGTGGACATTGGCGATGCACGCTCACCAAGATTCCTGAAAACCCTGGGCGCCAAGCCAAAACTGATGATCGTTTTCTACCAATTCTGGCTAGCCAAATGCTGGGTGCTAGGCCGCTTCTTCAGCGCCCGCTTTGCCGACTACTGGACCCGCATGATGGCGCGCCTGCTGGGCAGCCCCACGCCGCAGGCCAGCATCCACTGGTACATGAACTACCCCTACGCCATGACCTGGCTGCGCCTGGGTGGCGGCCTGGGTGGTCTGGCACCGTTTGCGCCGCATTGCCCCATGCTGTACGTGTATGGCCAGCGCAAACCCTTCATGTTCCATTCGCAGGCTTGGGTGGACGAACTCAACGCCAAACCCTGCAGCCGCGCCGTGGGGCTGCCCACTGGCCACTGGGTCATGGTGGAGCAGCCGCAGGCGTATGAATCGGAGTTGCTGGGGTGGTTGGGGAGGTAG
- a CDS encoding Fic family protein encodes MLRTESLQITPEVLRLIARIDEFKGAWRALGTLAPERLSALRRVATIESIGSSTRIEGSKLSDREVEKLLSNLEIKTFETRDEQEVAGYAELMDLVFSAWQDIPFNENHIKQLHQTLLRHSEKDQRHRGQYKTHSNSVAAFDENGTQIGIVFETATPFDTPRLMKELVNWVSQERDSAQLHPLLIISVFVVVFLEIHPFQDGNGRLSRVLTTLLLLQAGYAYVPYSSLESVIEVNKEAYYLALRQTQGSIRTATPNWQPWLVFFLRSLAEQVRRLEKKVERERIVLATLPELSLQIMEFTREHGRITMAGAVKLTGANRNTLKQHFRALVEQGHLQTQGQGRGAWYGLA; translated from the coding sequence ATGCTGCGCACCGAGTCCCTGCAAATCACCCCCGAAGTCTTGCGCCTCATCGCCCGAATTGATGAATTTAAGGGCGCCTGGCGAGCGCTGGGCACCCTGGCCCCGGAGCGCCTATCAGCCCTGCGCAGAGTCGCCACCATTGAAAGCATAGGCTCATCCACGCGCATTGAGGGCAGCAAGCTATCTGACCGCGAAGTGGAGAAACTGCTCTCCAACTTGGAGATCAAGACCTTTGAGACCCGCGACGAGCAAGAAGTGGCGGGTTATGCCGAGCTGATGGATTTGGTGTTCAGCGCGTGGCAAGACATCCCGTTTAACGAAAACCACATCAAGCAGTTGCACCAGACGTTATTGCGCCATAGCGAAAAGGACCAGCGGCACCGGGGTCAGTACAAGACCCATTCCAACAGCGTGGCCGCCTTCGACGAAAACGGCACCCAGATTGGCATTGTTTTTGAGACGGCTACCCCGTTCGACACGCCGCGTCTGATGAAGGAGTTGGTTAACTGGGTCTCGCAGGAACGCGACAGCGCGCAACTACACCCCCTGCTGATCATTTCAGTTTTTGTTGTGGTTTTTCTGGAAATTCACCCATTCCAGGATGGCAATGGACGCTTGAGCCGTGTGCTGACCACCCTGTTGTTGCTGCAGGCAGGCTACGCCTATGTGCCCTACAGCTCGCTGGAAAGCGTGATCGAAGTCAACAAAGAGGCCTATTACCTGGCGCTGCGCCAGACGCAGGGCAGCATTCGCACCGCGACGCCCAATTGGCAACCGTGGCTGGTGTTCTTCTTGCGGTCACTGGCTGAGCAGGTGCGCAGACTGGAGAAGAAGGTCGAGCGCGAAAGGATCGTGCTGGCGACCCTGCCGGAACTGTCCCTGCAAATCATGGAATTCACACGCGAACACGGCCGCATCACGATGGCGGGCGCGGTAAAGCTGACCGGGGCGAACCGCAACACGCTCAAACAGCATTTCAGGGCCTTGGTGGAACAGGGGCACCTGCAGACACAAGGTCAGGGTAGGGGGGCGTGGTATGGATTGGCTTGA
- a CDS encoding M56 family metallopeptidase: MNPASQPWTVLDLISVVSKSSVVLLVLLLVLAVLRHQSAARRVVAAQLGLAALLALPLVWSLLPSATVALPLAWSAVTDAPLVLPDLPGLAVLAAPPSGDDADGMSVPFVLVWVYAVVVGLLLLQWGIATLRLARLKQAQSGVATDPGLHPAHQRWLATLEQLRAAFGIQRPVQLLVSDQVRAPVSWGVLRPVILVDTVTVQNIAPDDVLRHELAHIARLDWLSLMLARMVVALYWFHPLAWLMLRQLQFNMECATDDAVIKTGGVPSAYAKTLITISQLAHRPERWVTPLAAQGKTLATRIMAILEPHRQRQPVSPRSWMLGVVATLAITLPLGSVALVGEQYRWPDTLFAQPNQLANGAGQTAADELDKLGNPNYTALARALRLGDFEQRHALGSESFKQRAAIAPLVLALHDANASTRRLAMWGLGEMRFAETGPVIAGMLKDPEPLVRAEAARALAELQNRAWTFHITPLLQDTQPVVRANAAHALGDLADPRSLPALYQALQDKDEKVLSEVRWAIREVQGG; this comes from the coding sequence ATGAACCCCGCGTCGCAGCCGTGGACGGTGCTGGACCTGATCAGCGTGGTGAGCAAGAGCAGCGTGGTGCTGCTGGTCTTGTTGTTGGTCTTGGCCGTGTTGCGCCACCAGTCCGCCGCGCGCCGTGTGGTCGCAGCCCAGTTGGGCCTGGCTGCGCTGCTGGCTTTGCCCTTGGTCTGGAGCCTGTTGCCCAGTGCCACGGTGGCATTGCCGCTGGCCTGGTCCGCCGTGACCGATGCACCTCTGGTATTGCCAGATTTGCCGGGCCTTGCTGTGTTGGCCGCGCCGCCTTCGGGCGATGATGCGGATGGCATGTCTGTGCCCTTCGTGCTGGTGTGGGTGTATGCGGTGGTGGTAGGTTTGTTACTGCTGCAGTGGGGTATTGCCACTTTGCGTTTGGCGCGCTTGAAACAGGCACAGTCGGGTGTGGCGACAGACCCAGGTTTACATCCAGCACACCAGCGCTGGCTGGCCACACTGGAGCAATTGCGCGCAGCATTTGGCATCCAACGCCCGGTCCAACTGCTGGTGTCGGACCAGGTGCGCGCACCCGTCAGTTGGGGCGTGTTGCGCCCGGTCATATTGGTCGACACGGTCACGGTGCAGAACATTGCGCCCGATGACGTCTTACGCCACGAGCTGGCCCATATCGCCCGGTTGGACTGGCTGAGCCTGATGCTGGCGCGCATGGTGGTGGCCCTGTATTGGTTTCACCCTCTGGCCTGGCTGATGCTGCGGCAGCTGCAGTTCAACATGGAATGCGCCACCGATGACGCGGTGATAAAAACTGGGGGAGTGCCCTCGGCCTACGCCAAAACCTTGATCACCATCTCGCAGTTGGCGCACCGCCCCGAGCGCTGGGTCACACCACTGGCAGCCCAAGGCAAGACCTTAGCCACCCGCATCATGGCCATTCTGGAGCCCCATCGCCAACGCCAGCCGGTCAGCCCGCGCAGTTGGATGTTGGGAGTTGTCGCCACCCTGGCCATAACCCTGCCGCTGGGCAGCGTAGCGCTGGTTGGTGAGCAATACCGTTGGCCCGACACGCTGTTCGCCCAGCCCAACCAGCTTGCAAACGGCGCAGGCCAAACGGCAGCCGATGAACTGGACAAACTGGGCAACCCCAACTACACCGCACTGGCCCGCGCCTTGCGATTGGGCGACTTTGAACAACGCCACGCCCTTGGCAGCGAATCGTTCAAACAGCGCGCCGCCATCGCCCCCTTGGTCTTGGCCCTACACGATGCGAATGCCTCCACCCGCCGTCTGGCGATGTGGGGATTAGGGGAAATGCGCTTTGCCGAAACCGGCCCGGTCATCGCGGGCATGCTGAAAGACCCCGAGCCCCTGGTGCGCGCCGAGGCTGCACGTGCTTTGGCCGAACTGCAGAACCGCGCCTGGACGTTTCACATCACGCCCTTGCTGCAAGATACCCAGCCCGTGGTGCGCGCCAACGCCGCACATGCGCTGGGTGACCTGGCTGACCCGCGCAGCTTGCCGGCGTTGTACCAGGCTTTGCAGGACAAGGATGAAAAAGTGCTGTCGGAGGTGCGGTGGGCGATCCGCGAAGTGCAGGGCGGGTAG